A window of the Cannabis sativa cultivar Pink pepper isolate KNU-18-1 chromosome X, ASM2916894v1, whole genome shotgun sequence genome harbors these coding sequences:
- the LOC115706001 gene encoding uncharacterized protein LOC115706001, translating into MAAKLMKKESAKSMAELQLPAQATAAVTGGGGGGGDVEFARCDCCGLTEECTQAYIARIRERHQGRWICGLCSEAVKYEVFRSQRRISTDEAMKRHIKICEEFKSSTPPTHTGEDLISAMKHVLRRTLDSPRRGDGDGAGAGCGLMRPLSRSKSCFATIPDSKK; encoded by the coding sequence ATGGCAGCGAAGCTTATGAAGAAGGAATCGGCGAAATCTATGGCGGAGCTACAATTACCGGCTCAGGCAACGGCGGCGGTgactggtggtggtggtggtggtggtgacgTGGAGTTTGCGAGGTGCGATTGCTGTGGATTAACAGAGGAGTGTACTCAAGCTTACATTGCTCGAATTAGGGAAAGACATCAGGGCCGTTGGATCTGTGGACTTTGTTCTGAAGCGGTCAAATACGAAGTTTTCAGATCTCAGAGAAGGATTAGTACTGATGAAGCTATGAAACGACATATCAAAATCTGTGAAGAGTTTAAATCTTCAACTCCTCCGACTCATACAGGTGAGGATTTGATTTCAGCTATGAAACATGTTCTCCGGCGAACTTTGGATTCGCCGAGAAGAGGCGACGGCGACGGCGCCGGCGCCGGTTGTGGTCTTATGAGGCCTCTCAGTCGATCCAAAAGTTGCTTTGCAACTATTCCAGATTcgaagaaataa
- the LOC115706027 gene encoding copper transporter 5.1, whose protein sequence is MMHMTFYWSKEMTLLIDTWRTSTFTGYALSLLACFIVSAFYQYLEDLRLRLKIASAGKPSSSSSDQNQIDSSSQTPLLRKSIAGKWSIARLAGALLFGVNSAIGYLLMLAIMSFNGGVFVAIVLGLTIGCFVFRTADDDVTLIVDNPCACA, encoded by the coding sequence ATGATGCATATGACTTTCTACTGGAGCAAGGAGATGACTCTCCTGATCGACACGTGGCGCACATCCACCTTCACTGGCTACGCTCTCTCCTTACTCGCTTGCTTCATCGTCTCCGCCTTCTATCAGTACCTCGAAGATCTCCGCCTTCGTCTCAAGATCGCTTCCGCCGGAAAaccttcttcttcatcatcggATCAGAATCAGATCGACTCATCTTCTCAAACTCCTCTTCTCCGAAAGAGTATCGCCGGTAAGTGGTCGATCGCCAGACTGGCCGGAGCTTTGCTGTTTGGAGTTAACTCGGCGATCGGTTACCTTCTTATGTTGGCGATCATGTCTTTTAATGGTGGAGTTTTTGTTGCGATCGTTTTGGGACTCACTATTGGTTGCTTCGTCTTTCgtactgctgatgatgatgttACTCTCATCGTTGATAATCCTTGTGCTTGTGCTTGA
- the LOC115706017 gene encoding G-protein coupled receptor 1, with product MSATSQVAAGALSAHDRQILTAVNAGAASLSFVGSSFIVLCYVLFKELRKFSFKLVFYLAISDMLCSFFTMVGDPSKGFFCYAQGYSTHFFCVASFLWTTTIAFTLHRTVVRHKTDVEDLEAIFHLYVWGTSLVMTVIRSFGNNHGHLGAWCSTQTSTGKVVHFITFYLPLWGAILYNGFTYFQVIRMLNNATRMAVGMSDRGYHTEARPDMKVLNRWGYYPLILIGSWAFATINRIHDFIEPGHKIFWLSVLDVGTASLMGLFNSIAYGLNSSVRRAIYERLDLFWPDKLRRWLPYSSKYRNQQQQQHQESELVALKSQDQQ from the exons ATGTCGGCGACGTCACAGGTCGCCGCCGGGGCTCTATCAGCCCACGATCGCCAGATTTTGACGGCAGTTAACGCCGGAGCAGCTTCACTTTCCTTCGTCGGCTCCAGCTTCATAGTCCTCTGCTACGTACTCTTCAAAGAGCTCCGAAAGTTCTCCTTCAAGCTCGTCTTCTACCTCGCCATTTCT GATATGCTATGCAGCTTCTTCACCATGGTTGG GGATCCGTCGAAAGGATTCTTTTGCTATGCTCAGGGTTACAGTACACATTTCTTTTGTGTGGCATCTTTCCTATGGACTACAACAATAGCATTTACTCTTCACCGTACTGTTGTTCGGCACAAAACTGATGTTGAAGATTTAGAGGCCATCTTTCACTTGTATGTTTGGG GGACTTCACTGGTTATGACTGTCATACGCTCGTTTGGTAATAACCACGGACACTTAGGCGCATGGTGCTCGACACAAACAAGCACTGGAAAG GTGGTTCACTTCATAACATTTTACCTACCGCTCTGGGGTGCAATTCTTTACAACGGTTTTACATATTTTCAAGTGATACGCATGTTAAACAATGCAACTCGT ATGGCTGTGGGCATGTCTGACCGAGGATATCACACAGAGGCAAGACCAGACATGAAG GTTTTAAATCGGTGGGGATACTATCCACTTATTCTGATAGGATCATGGGCATTTGCCACAATAAACCGCATTCATGACTTCATCGAGCCAGGTCATAAAATATTTTGGCTTTCGGTGCTTGATGTTGGCACTGCGTCTCTTATG GGCCTTTTTAACTCAATCGCATATGGCCTAAACTCATCGGTTCGAAGGGCAATTTATGAAAGATTGGATCT ATTCTGGCCAGATAAACTTCGAAGGTGGTTACCGTACAGTTCAAAGTACAGaaaccaacaacaacaacaacatcaagAGAGTGAATTAGTGGCACTGAAAAGTCAAGATCAGCAATAG